In Terriglobia bacterium, a single window of DNA contains:
- a CDS encoding OprO/OprP family phosphate-selective porin, with protein MRRRGLGFFGIASFAAMLVTAVKAAEPVRVEPGNGVTFSSDDGSTTLNLGMYTQFRFQLLDQDQWRRSQFYEVVPPFTVENVGVTQPSFEVRRFRLFAKGSLHEPWITYRVEADLAGNDEGLRRVFIPEWQFSSASPSFPQLDIRAGQETQDNRTVKTLDAYVDLAPRTAAGVRIGAFKVPYGRQELVSDYLLQMTARSIASDQFAPSRDRGVMFYGGTPNRVIEWRLGAFNGTGLSEGQNLDKTLAYAARLTATSKGPYLDVESVSDASVTSGSRIQGGFSWYRSTDTPKRDDPRTPIGTVDDARFAADFEMYWKRANVTAEYYTRTIQVDAVGGLTGRPGIDLPKGCLGAYLEGRLSCDQQGYYVQAGFLFGPRSELSARYSKTDNDKELSSDERSEATLNFTRYIKGHALKWSVSASYFKLGVNAEGSSAFAVKTSKVNSLDMTEFFLDEAAFPKLDSDRNLLVTAQLQWAF; from the coding sequence ATGCGGAGAAGGGGTCTCGGATTCTTCGGCATCGCTTCGTTCGCGGCGATGCTCGTCACGGCCGTCAAGGCGGCGGAACCCGTGCGGGTCGAGCCGGGGAACGGCGTGACGTTCTCCAGCGACGACGGGAGCACGACGCTGAACCTGGGGATGTACACCCAGTTCCGCTTCCAGCTCCTCGACCAGGACCAGTGGCGGCGCTCGCAGTTCTACGAGGTCGTGCCGCCGTTCACCGTCGAGAACGTCGGCGTCACGCAGCCGTCCTTTGAGGTCCGGCGCTTCCGCCTGTTCGCCAAGGGGTCGCTCCACGAACCGTGGATCACCTACCGGGTCGAGGCGGACCTCGCCGGGAACGACGAAGGGCTACGGCGGGTGTTCATTCCGGAATGGCAGTTCTCCTCGGCCTCCCCCAGCTTTCCGCAGCTCGACATCCGTGCGGGACAGGAGACGCAGGACAACCGGACGGTGAAGACCCTCGACGCCTACGTCGACCTCGCTCCGAGGACCGCCGCCGGCGTGAGGATCGGCGCCTTCAAGGTGCCTTACGGCCGGCAGGAGCTGGTCTCGGACTACCTCCTCCAGATGACCGCTCGGTCGATCGCATCGGACCAGTTCGCGCCCAGCCGCGACCGTGGGGTGATGTTCTACGGCGGGACGCCGAACCGGGTGATCGAATGGCGCCTCGGCGCGTTCAACGGGACGGGGCTCTCCGAGGGCCAGAACCTCGACAAGACGCTGGCATACGCCGCGCGGCTGACGGCGACCTCGAAGGGGCCCTACCTCGACGTCGAGTCGGTTTCGGACGCCTCCGTCACCTCGGGAAGCCGCATCCAGGGGGGCTTCTCCTGGTACCGCTCCACCGACACGCCGAAGCGTGACGACCCGAGGACGCCCATCGGAACGGTGGACGACGCGAGATTCGCCGCCGACTTCGAGATGTACTGGAAGCGGGCGAACGTGACGGCGGAGTATTACACCCGCACGATCCAGGTCGACGCCGTGGGGGGCCTGACCGGCCGACCCGGGATCGATCTCCCGAAGGGATGCCTCGGCGCCTATCTCGAGGGAAGGCTGTCCTGCGACCAGCAGGGGTACTACGTGCAGGCGGGGTTCCTCTTCGGGCCGCGCTCGGAGCTGTCGGCGCGATACTCGAAGACCGACAACGACAAGGAGCTCTCGAGCGACGAGCGGAGCGAGGCGACGCTCAACTTCACCCGCTACATCAAGGGGCACGCCCTCAAGTGGAGCGTCAGCGCGTCCTATTTCAAGCTCGGCGTGAACGCCGAGGGGAGCAGCGCGTTCGCGGTCAAGACCTCGAAGGTCAACAGCCTGGACATGACCGAGTTCTTCCTCGATGAGGCCGCCTTCCCGAAGCTCGACTCCGACCGGAACCTTCTCGTGACCGCCCAGCTGCAGTGGGCCTTCTGA
- a CDS encoding STAS domain-containing protein yields the protein MLWPIASELKDGVTTVRFQGHLGLDALSSEQGALESLVRRTLGQEGARVLFDMSHVASVHPLVLAHLARLAASAIDGGAQVQWSGLSPRLHRLFHRVGLDARFPVHRSETEALRELAPHAR from the coding sequence ATGCTGTGGCCGATCGCCTCGGAGCTCAAGGATGGCGTGACGACCGTCCGCTTCCAAGGCCATCTCGGCCTCGACGCGCTATCGTCCGAGCAGGGCGCGCTCGAATCGCTCGTGCGTCGCACCCTGGGTCAGGAAGGCGCGCGGGTCCTCTTCGACATGTCCCACGTCGCGAGCGTCCATCCTCTCGTCCTGGCGCACCTGGCGAGGCTTGCGGCGTCCGCCATCGACGGGGGCGCGCAGGTTCAGTGGAGCGGGCTGAGCCCGAGGCTCCACCGGCTCTTCCACCGCGTCGGACTGGACGCGCGCTTCCCCGTTCACCGGAGCGAGACCGAAGCCCTCCGCGAGCTCGCGCCGCACGCGCGCTGA